One window of the Delphinus delphis chromosome 20, mDelDel1.2, whole genome shotgun sequence genome contains the following:
- the ETFB gene encoding electron transfer flavoprotein subunit beta, whose translation MAELRALVAVKRVIDFAVKIRVKSDGTGVVTDGVKHSMNPFCEIAVEEAVRLKEKKLVKEVIAVSCGPTQCQETIRTALAMGADRGIHVEVPAAEVDRLGPLQVARVLAKLAEKEKVDLVLLGKQAIDDDCNQTGQMTAGFLDWPQGTFASQVTLEGDKVKVEREVDGGLETLRLKLPAVVTADLRLNEPRYATLPNIMKAKKKKIEVIKAGDLGVDLTSKLSVISVEDPPQRTAGVKVETTEDLVAKLKEIGRI comes from the exons ATGGCGGAGCTGCGCGCGCTTGTGGCTGTCAAGAGGGTCATCGACTTCGCCGTGAAG ATACGGGTGAAGTCCGACGGGACGGGTGTGGTCACGGATGGCGTGAAGCACTCCATGAACCCCTTCTGCGAGATCGCCGTGGAGGAGGCCGTACGGCTCAAGGAGAAGAAGCTGGTGAAGGAAGTCATTGCCGTCAGCTGCGGGCCTACCCAGTGCCAG GAGACCATCCGCACCGCTCTGGCCATGGGTGCAGACCGAGGCATCCACGTGGAGGTGCCGGCTGCCGAGGTGGATCGCCTGGGTCCCCTGCAGGTGGCCCGGGTCCTGGCCAAGCTGGCAGAGAAGGAGAAGGTGGACCTGGTGCTGCTGGGCAAGCAG GCCATCGATGATGATTGTAACCAGACAGGGCAGATGACAGCCGGATTTCTGGACTGGCCACAG GGCACATTTGCCTCCCAGGTGACGCTGGAAGGGGACAAGGTGAAAGTGGAACGGGAGGTCGATGGGGGCCTGGAGACCCTGCGCCTGAAGCTGCCTGCCGTGGTGACCGCTGACTTGCGGCTCAATGAGCCCCGCTACGCCACGTTGCCCAACATCATG AAAGCCAAGAAGAAGAAGATCGAAGTGATCAAGGCTGGGGACCTGGGCGTGGACCTGACCTCCAAGCTCTCCGTGATTAGCGTGGAAGACCCACCCCAGCGCACAGCCGGTGTCAAGGTGGAGACCACAGAGGACCTGGTGGCCAAGCTGAAGGAGATTGGGCGCATTTGA
- the VSIG10L gene encoding V-set and immunoglobulin domain-containing protein 10-like: MGTSRALLLFLLLASGVRVLAFKASSGIQRTNLSSDSERSSQGPGLKVPSIKPPSWKFPDQSPGSKADIPHSERSPEVLNLKDVPGSFRSTVSAEGKKLKLDPFSGKPGSKVVPHASGSRVPAPNPEPSSSVKTPASNRQVPNTNISVETPVSKFSPEDADPKVASSLSPQVGGPLAVLVGTTIQLPLLPVPGLGPPSPLVVWRQGSKVLAAGALGPGSPLISLDPTYKGRLRFNQTQASLELSSAQLEDAGVYTAEVIRAGISRQMWEFIVRVYEPVSNVSVKPEAPETEEGAAELRLRCVGWRPGRGELSWTRDGRVLEAGDPAGVKPPRIRVEGDQLLIARPTRSDHARYTCRVHSPFGHAEAATNVSVFYGPDLPVITVSSDRDADPALFVTVGSNVTLHCTAASRPPADITWSLADPAEAAVPAGPRLLLPSVRIGHGGAYACLAANPRTDHRRRSLLRLLVADLPPGSPQCSVEGGPGDRVLLFRCSWPGGVPAASLQFQGLPKGVQAEPVSSVLLEAVPAHPRLSGVPVTCLARHLMTTRTCTVTPEAPREVLLHPVVEETQSGKVEVALQASGCGPPSRASWFREGRPLASRGRGHLLLSQDGQRLLIGNFSLNWDLGNYSVMCSGPLGAGTDRITLTGPSISSWRLQRTRHAAVLTWDVERGALISSFQIQAQESPDLSRATMSKDWTSLLTLGPRDRSAVVPLLPQKPQVWVFRILPTLGLQPGTPSDSRVCCAGPILSPGAIAGIVLGSLLGLGLLAALLILGICYLCRFQGKTPNRKKRTPRLTPVFAVPENKMQSVTPEQTPQPLPLEVPLEDPSPTRAHPASGPRTVSFPRGDPKIARTATHV; the protein is encoded by the exons ATGGGCACCTCACGGGCTCTGCTACTCTTCCTGCTGCTGG CCTCGGGAGTAAGGGTCCTCGCCTTCAAAGCCTCTTCAGGAATTCAGAGAACCAATCTCTCCTCGGACTCAGAAAGATCTTCCCAGGGCCCGGGTTTGAAAGTTCCCTCCATCAAACCCCCCAGCTGGAAATTTCCAGATCAGTCTCCAGGTTCAAAAGCTGATATCCCTCATTCTGAACGGTCTCCTGAGGTGCTGAATTTGAAGGACGTGCCCGGGTCCTTCCGGTCCACTGTTTCTGCTGAGGGCAAAAAGCTGAAGCTGGACCCCTTCTCTGGAAAACCTGGTTCCAAAGTAGTTCCTCATGCCTCGGGTTCTCGAGTTCCTGCCCCAAACCCGGAGCCTTCCTCCTCTGTTAAGACCCCAGCTTCCAACAGGCAAGTCCCCAATACGAACATCTCTGTGGAGACCCCAGTTTCAAAATTCTCCCCTGAGGATGCGGATCCCAAAGTTGCCTCAAGCTTATCCCCGCAAGTGGGGGGCCCTCTTGCGGTGCTGGTGGGGACCACAATCCAGCTGCCTCTGCTTCCAGTTCCTGGCCTtggtcccccttcccctctggtggTTTGGCGCCAAGGTTCCAAGGTGCTGGcagctggggccctggggccaggGTCCCCTCTCATCAGCCTGGACCCCACGTACAAAGGCCGCCTACGATTTAACCAGACCCAAGCGAGTCTGGAACTCTCCTCTGCCCAGCTAGAGGATGCTGGGGTCTACACAGCTGAGGTCATCCGGGCCGGGATCTCCCGGCAGATGTGGGAGTTCATTGTGCGTGTATATG AGCCCGTGTCCAACGTGTCGGTGAAGCCTGAGGCCCCGGAAACCGAGGAGGGGGCGGCGGAGCTCCGGCTGCGCTGTGTGGGGTGGAGGCCGGGTCGCGGGGAGCTGAGCTGGACCCGGGACGGACGCGTCCTGGAGGCAGGGGACCCTGCGGGAGTGAAGCCACCCCGGATCCGCGTAGAGGGCGACCAGCTGCTCATCGCGCGCCCTACGCGCAGCGACCACGCCCGGTACACCTGCCGCGTCCACAGCCCCTTCGGCCACGCGGAGGCCGCGACCAACGTCAGTGTTTTCT ACGGCCCGGATCTGCCGGTCATCACTGTCTCCTCCGACCGCGACGCCGACCCCGCCCTCTTTGTCACCGTGGGCAGCAACGTGACCCTGCACTGCACCGCCGCCTCGCGGCCACCGGCCGACATCACATGGAGCCTGGCCGACCCGGCCGAGGCCGCGGTGCCCGCCGGCCCGCGCCTCCTTCTGCCCTCGGTCCGGATCGGCCACGGCGGCGCCTATGCCTGTCTCGCTGCGAACCCGCGCACCGATCACCGCCGCCGCTCGCTGCTCAGACTCCTTGTGGCGG ATCTGCCCCCCGGGTCCCCACAGTGCTCAGTCGAAGGGGGTCCTGGGGATCGCGTCCTCCTCTTCCGCTGCTCGTGGCCCGGCGGGGTCCCTGCCGCCTCCCTGCAGTTCCAGGGTCTCCCCAAAGGCGTCCAGGCGGAACCGGTGTCCTCGGTGCTCCTGGAGGCTGTCCCCGCCCACCCCCGGCTCAGCGGCGTCCCCGTCACCTGCCTTGCTCGCCACCTGATGACCACGCGTACCTGCACTGTCACCCCGG AGGCCCCTCGAGAGGTGCTGCTGCATCCGGTGGTCGAGGAGACACAGTCAGGGAAGGTGGAGGTGGCGCTGCAGGCCTCTGGCTGTGGCCCCCCTTCTCGAGCATCTTGGTTCCGGGAAGGGCGGCCCCTGGCCTCCAGAGGCCGCGGGCACCTGCTGCTCAGCCAGGATGGGCAGAGGCTCCTGATCGGCAACTTCAGCCTGAACTGGGACTTGGGAAATTACTCCGTGATGTGCAGTGGGCCGCTGGGTGCTGGGACCGACAGGATCACCCTCACTG gaccTTCTATCTCCTCATGGAGGCTGCAGAGAACCCGGCATGCAGCAGTGCTGACTTGGGATGTGGAGCGAGGGGCCCTGATTAGCAGTTTCCAGATCCAGGCCCAGGAGAGCCCTGACCTGAGCAGAGCCACCATGTCCAAGGACTGGACCTCCCTGCTCACCCTCGGACCTCGGGATCGCTCAGCTGTGGTGCCCCTCCTTCCTCAGAAGCCCCAGGTCTGGGTCTTTCGTATCCTGCCCACGCTGGGGCTCCAGCCAGGGACCCCATCCGACAGCCGGGTCTGCTGTGCCG GCCCCATCCTGAGCCCCGGGGCCATCGCTGGCATCGTCCTGGGCTCCCTACTGGGCCTGGGACTCCTGGCAGCACTTCTCATCCTGGGCATCTGCTATCTGTGCCGCTTTCAAG gAAAGACTCCTAACAGAAAGAAGCGTACGCCCAGGTTGACCCCTGTATTCGCCGTACCGGAAAATAAGATGCAGAGCGTGACCCCAGAGCAGACCCCACAGCCTCTGCCCCTCGAAGTTCCTCTGGAGGACCCTAGCCCAACCAGGGCCCACCCA GCCTCTGGTCCGAGGACAGTCAGCTTTCCACGTGGGGACCCCAAGATTGCTCGGACAGCCACGCACGTGTGA